In Blattabacterium cuenoti, the following proteins share a genomic window:
- the rsmA gene encoding 16S rRNA (adenine(1518)-N(6)/adenine(1519)-N(6))-dimethyltransferase RsmA: MRYSIYRKKFDQYFLKDKNIAKKIVENLSFKNYDTVIEIGPGYGMLTQYLYLFYSDYKIFLIEIDKTLSDFLKKKFPFLGEKIIHGDFLKWNPEKMGLKNFAIIGNFPYGKSSQILFHILKYNQYIPECIGMFQKEVAQRIVSNSGEKTYGILSVLIQTFYHVKVLFTVTKNVFTPVPNVKSAVISLKKKKENVDCNQHLFLECVKTAFNQRRKKLRNSLQSLKNISNFYQIPFLDKRAEELSFKEFIQLTKEIEVRKLEND; the protein is encoded by the coding sequence ATGCGATATTCTATATATAGAAAAAAATTTGATCAATATTTCTTAAAAGATAAAAATATAGCAAAGAAAATAGTTGAAAATTTATCTTTTAAAAATTATGATACAGTGATAGAAATAGGGCCTGGATATGGTATGTTGACTCAATATTTATATCTATTTTATTCAGATTATAAAATTTTCTTGATAGAAATTGATAAAACACTTTCAGATTTTCTGAAGAAAAAATTCCCTTTTTTAGGAGAAAAAATTATTCATGGAGATTTTTTAAAATGGAATCCAGAAAAAATGGGATTAAAAAATTTTGCAATAATTGGAAATTTTCCATATGGAAAATCTTCACAAATATTGTTTCATATTTTAAAATATAATCAGTATATCCCAGAATGTATTGGAATGTTTCAAAAAGAAGTAGCACAACGTATTGTATCCAATAGTGGAGAAAAAACTTATGGAATTTTATCTGTTTTAATACAAACATTTTACCATGTAAAGGTACTTTTTACCGTAACGAAAAATGTGTTTACTCCAGTTCCAAATGTAAAATCAGCAGTAATTTCTTTAAAAAAAAAAAAGGAAAATGTTGATTGTAATCAACATTTATTTTTAGAATGTGTTAAAACTGCTTTTAATCAAAGAAGAAAAAAATTAAGAAATTCTTTACAATCACTTAAAAATATTTCAAATTTTTACCAAATACCATTTTTAGATAAAAGAGCGGAAGAATTATCTTTTAAAGAATTTATTCAATTAACAAAAGAAATAGAAGTTAGAAAATTAGAAAATGACTAA
- the metF gene encoding methylenetetrahydrofolate reductase [NAD(P)H] produces the protein MKVTEYIDNAKNSLFSFEILPPLRGHDIQDIFSTLDPLMEFHPPFIDVTYHREEFIYVEKENGLLQRKKISRRPGTVGICSAIMNKYGVDAVPHLICGGFNKQMTENALIDLNFLGIDNVLILRGDPLNSEKSFFAKEDGHRYAVELVKQVKNLNQGKYLDKTFIKQKNYPLFNFCVGVAGYPEKHLEAPNMESDLFFLKKKVDAGADYIVTQMFFDNKKYFSFVKKCRSEGISVPIIPGIKPISSKHQLNSLPARFYLSIPNELVKEVEKAKDKKTVFHIGIEWAIHQSKELKNSGVKVIHYYTMDKPENIYQVVQAIY, from the coding sequence ATGAAAGTGACTGAATATATAGATAATGCAAAAAATAGTTTATTTTCCTTTGAAATATTACCTCCTTTAAGAGGACATGATATTCAAGATATTTTTTCTACTTTAGATCCTCTTATGGAGTTTCATCCTCCTTTTATTGATGTTACTTATCATCGTGAAGAATTTATTTATGTAGAAAAAGAAAATGGTCTTTTACAAAGGAAAAAAATATCCAGAAGACCTGGGACTGTAGGGATTTGTTCCGCTATTATGAATAAGTATGGTGTAGATGCAGTTCCGCATCTTATTTGCGGAGGTTTTAACAAACAAATGACAGAAAATGCTTTGATAGATCTTAATTTTTTAGGAATAGATAATGTTTTAATTCTTAGAGGTGATCCTCTTAACTCTGAAAAGAGTTTCTTTGCAAAAGAAGATGGACATAGATATGCTGTAGAACTTGTAAAACAAGTAAAAAATTTGAATCAAGGAAAATATCTTGATAAGACTTTTATTAAGCAAAAAAATTATCCATTATTTAATTTTTGTGTTGGAGTAGCTGGATATCCAGAAAAACATTTAGAAGCTCCTAATATGGAGAGTGATTTATTTTTTTTGAAAAAAAAAGTTGATGCAGGAGCTGATTATATTGTTACTCAAATGTTTTTCGATAATAAAAAATATTTTTCTTTTGTAAAGAAATGTAGATCTGAAGGAATTTCTGTACCAATAATTCCAGGAATAAAACCTATTTCATCCAAACATCAATTAAATAGTCTTCCTGCTCGTTTTTATCTAAGCATTCCTAATGAATTAGTGAAAGAAGTGGAAAAAGCTAAAGATAAAAAAACGGTATTCCATATTGGAATTGAGTGGGCTATACATCAGTCTAAAGAGTTAAAAAATTCTGGTGTAAAAGTTATTCATTATTATACAATGGATAAACCAGAAAATATTTACCAAGTAGTTCAAGCTATTTATTAG
- the serS gene encoding serine--tRNA ligase, producing the protein MFQTSFIKKNKKKFLLGLEKRNFDKVFLVDKILLLDEKRKKIQTSLNKILEKENIFSNRIGEILNYDSENKSEIDILKKRSFSLKKDKNILNDKLKKITKDLENNLDQIPNIPDDKVKKKSNDIIFLQDKICFPILEKPLPHWELSKKFKLFDLSLGTKICGSGFSVYMGKCAKLQRSLIQYFLDQNIKASYEEYVLPYLINENSGYATGQIPDKENQMYFLEKENFYLIPTGEIPLMNCYRNKTFTYTNLPVKATTYTSCFRREAGSYGTKVRGLNRLHQFDKVEIIQITTSENSSHSLEEMISHVKNIIQSLNLPFRIICVSGEDLGFSSAITYDFEVYSIAQKKWLEVSSVSNCTNFQSNRLKIRYKNIHGEIKLCHTLNGSALALPRIIAVLLENNQTKTHINIPKVLISYTGFDKIK; encoded by the coding sequence ATGTTTCAAACTTCTTTCATAAAGAAAAATAAAAAAAAATTTTTATTAGGATTAGAAAAACGGAACTTTGATAAAGTTTTTTTAGTAGATAAAATATTATTGTTAGATGAAAAAAGAAAAAAGATCCAAACATCCTTAAATAAAATATTGGAAAAAGAAAATATTTTTTCTAATAGAATTGGAGAAATTTTAAATTATGATTCAGAAAATAAATCTGAAATAGACATTTTAAAAAAACGATCTTTTTCCTTGAAAAAGGATAAAAACATTCTTAATGATAAATTAAAAAAAATTACTAAAGATTTAGAAAATAATTTAGATCAAATTCCAAATATTCCAGATGATAAAGTAAAAAAAAAAAGTAATGATATTATTTTTTTACAAGATAAGATCTGTTTTCCTATTTTAGAAAAACCTCTTCCTCATTGGGAGTTATCTAAGAAATTTAAATTATTTGATTTAAGTTTAGGAACAAAAATATGTGGAAGTGGTTTTTCTGTTTATATGGGAAAATGTGCTAAATTACAAAGGAGTTTAATACAGTATTTTTTAGATCAGAATATAAAAGCTTCTTATGAAGAATATGTTTTGCCATATTTAATAAATGAAAATTCTGGATATGCTACTGGACAAATTCCAGATAAAGAAAATCAAATGTACTTTCTAGAAAAAGAAAATTTCTATCTTATTCCTACTGGAGAGATCCCTCTTATGAACTGTTATAGAAATAAAACATTTACGTACACTAATCTTCCAGTTAAAGCAACTACTTACACTTCATGTTTTAGAAGAGAAGCTGGTTCTTATGGAACTAAAGTAAGAGGATTAAATAGATTACATCAATTTGATAAAGTTGAAATTATTCAAATTACTACTTCTGAAAATTCTTCTCATTCTTTAGAAGAAATGATTTCACATGTTAAGAATATTATTCAATCTTTAAATTTACCATTTCGCATAATTTGTGTAAGTGGGGAGGATCTTGGATTTTCTTCTGCGATAACTTATGATTTTGAAGTTTATTCCATAGCACAAAAAAAATGGTTAGAAGTTAGTTCTGTATCAAATTGTACGAATTTTCAGTCTAATCGATTGAAAATTCGTTATAAAAATATTCATGGAGAAATAAAACTATGTCATACTCTTAATGGAAGCGCTTTAGCTTTACCTAGAATTATTGCTGTTCTACTAGAAAATAATCAAACTAAAACACATATTAATATTCCTAAAGTTTTGATCTCATATACAGGATTTGATAAGATTAAGTAA